In the genome of Staphylococcus durrellii, one region contains:
- the sufC gene encoding Fe-S cluster assembly ATPase SufC — MPSTLEIKDLHVSIEDKEILKGVNLTINTGEIHAIMGPNGTGKSTLSSAIMGHPSFEVTKGEVILDGVNILELEVDERAKAGLFLAMQYPSEITGVTNADFMRSAINAKREEGQEINLMQFIKQLDKEMDLLDIEQDMAQRYLNEGFSGGEKKRNEILQLLMLEPKFAILDEIDSGLDIDALKVVSKGINEMRGDEFGSLIITHYQRLLNYITPDKVHVMYGGKVVKSGGPELAKRLEEEGYEWVKEEFGATE; from the coding sequence ATGCCATCAACATTAGAGATCAAAGACCTACATGTGTCTATTGAAGATAAAGAAATTTTAAAAGGTGTTAATTTAACAATTAATACTGGTGAGATTCATGCCATCATGGGACCAAATGGTACTGGTAAATCAACATTATCATCTGCAATTATGGGCCATCCAAGTTTTGAAGTAACTAAAGGTGAAGTTATTTTAGACGGCGTGAACATTTTAGAACTTGAAGTTGACGAACGTGCAAAAGCTGGTTTGTTCTTAGCTATGCAATATCCTTCAGAAATTACAGGTGTTACTAATGCTGACTTCATGCGTTCTGCTATTAATGCTAAACGAGAAGAAGGACAAGAAATCAACTTAATGCAATTTATTAAACAATTAGATAAAGAAATGGATTTGTTAGATATTGAGCAAGATATGGCTCAACGTTATTTAAACGAAGGTTTCTCTGGCGGGGAGAAAAAGCGTAACGAAATACTTCAATTATTAATGTTAGAACCTAAATTTGCAATCCTAGACGAAATCGACTCTGGTTTAGATATCGATGCGTTGAAAGTTGTTTCTAAAGGTATTAATGAAATGCGTGGAGATGAGTTTGGTTCATTAATCATTACTCACTATCAACGTCTATTAAACTACATTACACCAGATAAAGTACACGTTATGTATGGTGGTAAGGTTGTGAAATCAGGCGGACCTGAATTAGCTAAACGTTTAGAAGAAGAGGGTTACGAATGGGTTAAAGAAGAGTTCGGTGCTACAGAATAA
- a CDS encoding MetQ/NlpA family ABC transporter substrate-binding protein translates to MKKILSLVLVSLLAVVLAACGKGGDDKKITVGASPSPHAEILEKAKPLLKDKGYDLQIKTINDYTTPNKLLDKGEIDANYFQHTPYLNTEKKDKHYKIESAGDVHLEPMAVYSKKYKSLKDLPKGATVYVSNNPAEEGRFIKFFQDAGLVKVKKGVKIEDAKFSDIVENKKDIKFNNKQSAEYLPKIYQNQKADAVIINSNFAIDQKLNPREDSVALEKAEDNPYANLIAVKDGHKDDKKVKALMEVLHSKKIKEYINKKYDGAVVPSK, encoded by the coding sequence ATGAAAAAAATTTTAAGTTTAGTATTAGTTTCACTATTAGCAGTTGTTTTAGCCGCCTGTGGCAAAGGCGGAGACGACAAAAAAATAACAGTAGGGGCTTCACCTTCACCACATGCTGAAATTTTAGAAAAAGCTAAGCCGTTATTAAAAGATAAAGGTTACGATTTACAAATCAAAACCATTAATGATTACACGACGCCTAATAAATTGTTAGATAAAGGCGAAATTGATGCTAACTATTTCCAACACACACCATATTTAAATACTGAGAAAAAAGATAAACATTATAAAATTGAATCAGCAGGTGATGTTCATTTGGAACCAATGGCTGTATATTCTAAAAAATATAAGAGTTTAAAAGATTTACCTAAAGGTGCAACAGTTTACGTATCAAACAACCCAGCTGAAGAAGGACGTTTTATCAAATTCTTCCAAGATGCCGGTTTAGTAAAAGTTAAAAAAGGCGTTAAAATTGAAGACGCAAAATTTAGTGATATCGTAGAAAATAAAAAAGATATTAAATTCAACAATAAGCAATCAGCTGAATATTTACCTAAGATTTATCAAAACCAAAAAGCAGATGCCGTAATTATCAACTCTAACTTTGCTATAGACCAAAAATTAAATCCGCGTGAAGATTCAGTTGCTTTAGAAAAAGCTGAAGATAATCCATACGCTAACTTAATTGCGGTTAAAGATGGGCATAAAGATGATAAGAAAGTGAAAGCTTTAATGGAAGTACTGCACTCTAAGAAAATTAAAGAGTACATTAACAAAAAATATGATGGTGCAGTAGTACCATCTAAATAA
- a CDS encoding methionine ABC transporter permease has protein sequence MGKSFGEILQEMVTMPNIQWPEVWQATYETLYMTVISTIFAFVFGIILGVLLFLTARSKSKVAHVFYSIVSFVVNLFRAIPFIILILLLIPFTSIVLGTISGPTGALPALIIGSAPFYARLVEIAFKEIDKGVIEASWSMGANTWTIVRKVLLPEAMPALVSGITVTAIALVGSTAIAGVIGAGGLGNLAYLTGFTRNQNDVILVSTILILIIVFIIQYIGDWATNKIDKR, from the coding sequence ATGGGTAAGTCATTTGGAGAAATTTTGCAAGAAATGGTAACCATGCCAAATATCCAATGGCCTGAAGTTTGGCAAGCAACATATGAAACACTTTATATGACGGTGATTTCGACAATTTTCGCCTTTGTTTTCGGTATTATATTAGGTGTATTATTGTTTCTAACTGCAAGAAGCAAATCTAAGGTCGCGCATGTTTTTTATTCAATAGTATCATTTGTTGTGAATCTATTTAGAGCTATTCCATTTATTATCTTGATTTTGTTATTGATTCCGTTCACAAGCATAGTTTTAGGTACGATAAGTGGTCCGACCGGTGCACTGCCAGCACTAATTATAGGCTCCGCACCTTTCTATGCTAGATTAGTAGAAATAGCATTTAAAGAAATTGATAAAGGAGTTATTGAAGCGTCATGGTCTATGGGTGCTAACACTTGGACCATTGTAAGAAAGGTATTACTACCAGAAGCAATGCCTGCTCTAGTTTCAGGTATTACAGTTACTGCAATTGCTTTAGTTGGTTCTACTGCAATAGCAGGTGTTATAGGTGCTGGTGGTTTAGGAAACCTAGCATACTTGACAGGATTCACACGTAACCAAAATGATGTCATCTTAGTTTCGACAATCTTAATTTTAATTATAGTATTTATTATCCAATACATTGGTGATTGGGCTACAAATAAAATTGATAAAAGATAA
- a CDS encoding methionine ABC transporter ATP-binding protein gives MIELNQIVKRYKTKKQEVLAVDHVDLNIETGSIFGVIGFSGAGKSTLVRLLNNLEQPTSGDVIIDGDNIGQLSKSALRQKRQKVSMIFQHFNLLWSRTVLNNITFPLEIAGVSRQQAKERALELIELVGLQGRENAYPSQLSGGQKQRVGIARALANEPTVLLCDEATSALDPQTTDEILDLLLKIKEQSNITIVIITHEMHVIRRICDEVAVMESGRVIEQGTVNDVFEHPKHQVTKRFVKDDLNDDFDESIEDLDALKPGDYIVRLNFVGNNTTEPIVSYITKTHNIDVNILEANIKNSKNGSIGFLVLHLPNIGNEQFDAFKDNLESQQVSVEVLKHG, from the coding sequence ATGATTGAGTTAAATCAAATCGTCAAACGTTATAAGACGAAAAAGCAAGAAGTCCTTGCTGTCGATCATGTTGATTTAAACATAGAAACTGGCTCAATTTTTGGCGTGATTGGTTTTTCAGGAGCTGGAAAAAGTACTTTAGTGAGACTTTTAAACAATTTAGAACAACCTACGTCAGGTGATGTCATTATTGATGGAGACAACATTGGACAGTTGTCTAAGTCGGCATTACGTCAAAAGCGCCAAAAAGTAAGCATGATATTTCAACACTTCAATTTATTATGGTCTAGGACTGTATTAAATAATATTACGTTCCCGTTAGAAATTGCTGGTGTATCGCGGCAGCAAGCTAAGGAAAGAGCGTTAGAACTTATTGAACTTGTAGGTTTACAAGGAAGAGAAAATGCGTATCCTTCACAGCTGTCTGGAGGACAAAAGCAACGTGTTGGTATTGCGCGAGCCCTTGCAAACGAACCAACAGTGTTACTTTGTGATGAGGCAACAAGTGCATTAGACCCTCAAACGACAGACGAAATTCTTGATCTTTTGTTAAAAATAAAAGAACAAAGCAATATAACTATTGTAATAATCACTCACGAAATGCATGTCATACGCCGGATTTGTGATGAGGTTGCAGTGATGGAAAGCGGTCGAGTGATTGAGCAAGGTACTGTTAATGATGTATTTGAACATCCTAAACACCAAGTAACAAAACGCTTTGTAAAAGACGATTTGAATGATGACTTTGATGAGTCTATCGAAGATTTGGATGCTTTGAAACCAGGTGACTACATAGTTAGATTGAATTTTGTTGGCAATAACACGACTGAGCCAATAGTTTCATATATAACTAAGACACATAACATTGATGTGAATATTTTAGAAGCCAATATTAAAAATAGTAAAAATGGGTCAATTGGATTTCTAGTATTACACTTACCTAATATTGGTAATGAACAATTCGACGCTTTCAAAGATAACTTAGAGTCTCAACAAGTGTCAGTGGAGGTGTTAAAACATGGGTAA
- a CDS encoding thioredoxin family protein, with the protein MNVTREERANVEEHFNEEKHLIFGYTPTCGTCKVSERMLDIANDILKLPITKLDLNLHPDFSQQHEIQSVPVLMVMSKSTEQKRLYAFQSVPYLLENLK; encoded by the coding sequence ATGAACGTAACAAGAGAAGAACGAGCAAATGTAGAAGAACATTTCAATGAGGAAAAACATTTAATATTTGGTTATACGCCTACATGTGGGACGTGTAAGGTTTCTGAAAGAATGCTAGATATAGCAAATGACATTTTAAAATTACCAATAACTAAACTTGACTTGAATTTGCATCCTGATTTTAGTCAGCAACATGAAATACAATCTGTACCTGTTTTGATGGTCATGTCTAAAAGTACTGAACAAAAAAGACTATATGCATTTCAGTCTGTTCCTTATTTGTTAGAAAATTTAAAATAA
- a CDS encoding toprim domain-containing protein, which yields MTILNKVIVVEGKTDKVQVKKVIDEPVQIICTNGTMSIDKIDNMLETLYDEQVFILVDSDDEGEKIRGWFKRYLSESKHIRVDKQYCEVARCPKHYLSRLLEKNGFLVKDEEQIDKEQLDNIAERVSLIT from the coding sequence ATGACCATATTAAATAAAGTAATTGTTGTCGAAGGTAAAACCGATAAAGTACAAGTGAAAAAAGTGATTGATGAACCAGTACAAATCATTTGTACTAATGGTACGATGAGTATTGATAAAATTGATAATATGCTAGAAACACTTTATGATGAACAAGTATTTATCCTTGTAGACTCAGACGATGAGGGCGAGAAAATTCGGGGTTGGTTTAAAAGGTATTTAAGCGAAAGTAAACATATTCGTGTAGATAAACAATACTGTGAAGTAGCACGCTGTCCAAAACATTATTTATCTAGACTGCTTGAGAAAAATGGATTTTTAGTTAAAGATGAAGAGCAAATAGATAAAGAACAATTAGATAATATAGCTGAAAGGGTAAGTTTGATAACATGA
- the gcvH gene encoding glycine cleavage system protein GcvH, which yields MAVPSELKYSKDHEWVKIEDNTATIGITEYAQNELGDIVFVELPEVNDEINEGDTFGSVESVKTVSELYAPLSGKVLESNEELEDSPEFVNESPYEKAWMVKIEITDESQLDNLLSAEQYSEMIGE from the coding sequence GTGGCAGTACCGAGTGAGTTAAAATATTCTAAGGATCATGAATGGGTTAAAATTGAAGATAATACAGCAACAATTGGTATTACTGAATACGCACAAAACGAACTAGGAGATATCGTTTTTGTTGAATTACCTGAAGTAAACGATGAAATTAATGAAGGAGATACTTTTGGTAGTGTTGAATCTGTTAAAACTGTATCAGAACTATATGCACCTCTTTCAGGCAAAGTCTTGGAATCTAATGAAGAATTAGAAGATAGCCCTGAATTTGTTAATGAATCTCCATACGAAAAAGCATGGATGGTTAAAATAGAAATTACTGACGAAAGTCAATTAGACAACTTATTATCTGCTGAGCAATATTCAGAAATGATAGGTGAATAA
- a CDS encoding arsenate reductase family protein, with protein sequence MIKFYQYPNCTTCKKAAKFLQAYGVSYEPIDIVQHTPTKSEFKEIIERTGLEVNKLFNTHGAKYRELGLKDKLNAMSDNDKLDLLAQNGMLVKRPLAISGDKATVGFNEDVYKETWL encoded by the coding sequence ATGATCAAATTTTACCAATATCCTAATTGTACGACTTGTAAAAAAGCAGCTAAATTTTTACAAGCATATGGTGTAAGCTATGAACCAATTGATATCGTCCAACATACACCAACCAAAAGTGAATTCAAAGAAATTATTGAGCGTACTGGCTTAGAGGTCAACAAGTTATTTAATACGCATGGGGCTAAATATCGCGAGTTAGGGTTGAAAGATAAGTTGAACGCAATGTCAGACAATGATAAATTAGATTTATTAGCTCAAAACGGCATGCTTGTTAAACGCCCATTAGCTATATCTGGAGATAAGGCTACAGTTGGTTTTAATGAGGATGTTTATAAAGAAACTTGGTTGTAA
- a CDS encoding thioredoxin family protein, whose protein sequence is MQSIKSNEDFNATINSDNPVIVKFEAGWCPDCKAMDMWIDPIQEKYNDYNWYTVNRDELEDVAANNDVMGIPSLLVFKNGEKLAHLHSANAKSPEQVESFLAETFE, encoded by the coding sequence ATGCAATCTATTAAATCTAATGAAGATTTCAACGCTACAATAAATAGCGACAATCCAGTAATTGTTAAATTCGAAGCAGGCTGGTGTCCTGATTGTAAGGCAATGGATATGTGGATTGACCCAATCCAAGAAAAATACAATGATTATAATTGGTATACAGTTAATAGAGATGAGCTTGAAGATGTAGCTGCTAACAATGATGTTATGGGCATACCAAGTTTATTAGTTTTTAAAAACGGAGAAAAATTAGCTCATCTACATTCTGCAAATGCTAAATCTCCTGAACAAGTTGAGTCATTCTTAGCTGAAACATTTGAATAA
- a CDS encoding ABC transporter substrate-binding protein → MKKLILSVLSLVFVLTACSNSAKNESSKSQKQYVLDSGKKIKVPKQPKRIVVIADTYAGGVKYLGGHIVGVNKDVEQSDILKGKFSKVKKIDPENVEKITKLKPDLIIADTDDKNLKKFNKITTTIPMKYGKRNYLETQIQLGKLLGKEKQAQKWVNDWKQQTSKDAKEIHEHIGNKASVSIFDDFDKEYYAFGKSWGRGGEILYQSFNLRMPEALEKAVGKDGYKALSLEAMPKYAGDYIITMSEGKSSPEFEKTNVWKNIPSVKQGNVIHVKAENYWYNDPYSLETNRKNLKSHLINMAK, encoded by the coding sequence ATGAAAAAGTTAATATTATCAGTTCTATCGTTAGTATTTGTACTTACAGCATGTAGTAATAGTGCGAAAAATGAATCATCTAAATCGCAAAAACAATACGTTTTAGATTCTGGTAAAAAAATTAAAGTTCCAAAACAACCTAAGCGTATAGTTGTTATAGCTGATACATATGCGGGAGGTGTAAAATATTTAGGTGGCCATATAGTGGGCGTTAATAAAGATGTGGAACAGAGCGATATATTAAAGGGAAAATTTAGCAAGGTAAAGAAAATTGATCCAGAAAATGTTGAAAAGATAACTAAGTTAAAGCCAGACCTCATTATTGCAGATACAGATGATAAAAATTTAAAAAAATTTAATAAAATAACCACTACTATTCCAATGAAATACGGTAAAAGAAATTATTTAGAAACACAAATTCAATTAGGTAAATTATTAGGAAAAGAAAAGCAAGCTCAAAAGTGGGTTAATGACTGGAAACAACAAACTTCTAAAGACGCGAAAGAAATTCACGAGCATATTGGTAACAAGGCGTCAGTCTCAATTTTCGATGACTTTGATAAAGAATATTATGCTTTTGGCAAAAGTTGGGGAAGAGGCGGAGAAATATTATATCAATCTTTTAATTTAAGAATGCCTGAAGCTTTGGAAAAAGCAGTCGGTAAAGACGGATACAAGGCTTTATCATTAGAAGCTATGCCCAAGTATGCTGGAGATTACATTATTACAATGAGCGAGGGTAAGTCGTCTCCAGAATTTGAAAAAACTAATGTCTGGAAAAATATACCCTCAGTAAAACAGGGTAATGTAATTCATGTTAAAGCAGAGAATTATTGGTATAACGACCCTTATTCATTGGAAACAAATAGAAAAAATTTAAAATCACATTTAATTAATATGGCAAAATAA
- a CDS encoding nitroreductase family protein, whose protein sequence is MELQDAIANRRSSKIFKRDMFIDDEALYQAIKQSSDAPNHGLREPWRVVHIAKNRLGDMSKAISDKAFPHQRDKQQDHYNTVTKLGGMLALIVKDDPRQKENLENYLAFGTFAQNLMLLLHEAHIGTCWKTPPYIFMPQVRKALGVEDDESLVGFLYLTDMQDDMPHARRHMHNIITEF, encoded by the coding sequence ATGGAACTACAAGATGCAATCGCTAATAGAAGAAGTAGCAAAATTTTTAAGAGAGACATGTTTATCGATGATGAAGCATTGTATCAAGCTATAAAACAGTCATCAGATGCTCCAAACCATGGATTAAGAGAGCCTTGGCGCGTTGTGCATATCGCTAAAAACAGATTAGGTGACATGAGTAAAGCTATCTCAGATAAGGCATTTCCTCACCAACGGGATAAACAGCAAGATCATTATAATACAGTAACCAAATTAGGTGGCATGCTAGCGTTAATCGTTAAAGATGACCCAAGACAAAAAGAAAATTTGGAGAACTATTTGGCATTTGGTACTTTTGCACAAAACTTAATGTTATTACTTCATGAAGCGCATATTGGTACATGCTGGAAAACACCTCCATATATTTTTATGCCACAAGTTAGAAAAGCATTAGGTGTAGAAGATGACGAAAGTTTAGTAGGCTTTTTATATTTAACAGATATGCAAGATGATATGCCACATGCGCGACGTCACATGCATAATATCATTACTGAATTCTAA
- the aroD gene encoding type I 3-dehydroquinate dehydratase: MTHVDIAVTIAPENKLDEETLNNLKKFKDDIDLFELRIDQWDVIDLKTIEAIQHQLKDLKKKLLITYRTNSQGGCGGLNGETYYTMLNTLIEAKNYDLIDIEFNKSTDKEQLTTLITAAQNKDIEVILSYHDFEKTPHLDDLKHLYYKMQSLKPDYIKVAVMPKNKQDVTNLLTAMSYSADSVNPRVIGIAMSKLGLVTRTAQGVFGGTVSYGCIDTPKAPGQIHVSVLREQLKLYE, encoded by the coding sequence GTGACACATGTAGATATTGCTGTAACTATAGCACCAGAAAATAAATTAGATGAAGAGACGCTCAACAATTTAAAAAAATTTAAGGATGATATAGATTTATTTGAATTAAGAATTGATCAGTGGGATGTAATTGATCTAAAAACGATTGAAGCAATTCAGCATCAACTAAAAGATTTGAAAAAGAAGTTATTAATTACTTATCGAACAAACAGTCAAGGGGGCTGTGGTGGGTTAAATGGAGAAACTTATTATACAATGCTCAACACTTTAATTGAAGCTAAAAATTACGACTTAATAGACATTGAATTTAATAAATCTACAGATAAAGAACAGCTGACTACCTTAATTACAGCGGCTCAAAATAAAGATATAGAAGTCATACTATCTTATCATGATTTTGAAAAAACACCGCATTTAGATGATTTAAAGCATCTATATTATAAAATGCAGTCATTAAAGCCGGATTATATTAAGGTTGCAGTAATGCCTAAAAATAAACAAGATGTAACGAATTTGTTAACGGCAATGTCTTATTCTGCAGATTCAGTTAATCCTCGAGTGATAGGCATTGCGATGTCGAAATTAGGTTTAGTAACTAGAACGGCACAAGGGGTCTTTGGGGGGACAGTTTCATATGGCTGTATTGATACACCTAAGGCACCTGGCCAAATACATGTTAGCGTTTTAAGAGAACAGTTAAAATTATACGAGTAA
- a CDS encoding organic hydroperoxide resistance protein translates to MAVKYETKATNTGGRNGHVQTDDKAIDVAVIPPDQADADKGTNPEQLFAAGYASCFNGAFDLILKQNKVRGAEPEVTLTVRLEDDPDAESPKLSVDIDAKVKDVLSQADAEKYLQDAHDFCPYSKATRGNIDVNLNVEVVS, encoded by the coding sequence ATGGCAGTTAAATATGAAACTAAAGCTACAAATACAGGTGGACGTAATGGTCACGTTCAAACTGATGATAAAGCAATAGACGTTGCAGTCATCCCTCCAGATCAAGCAGATGCAGATAAAGGTACAAATCCTGAACAATTATTCGCGGCTGGTTATGCTTCATGCTTCAACGGTGCTTTTGACTTAATTTTAAAACAAAATAAAGTACGTGGCGCTGAGCCTGAAGTTACTTTAACAGTTAGACTTGAAGATGATCCAGATGCTGAAAGTCCGAAACTAAGCGTTGATATCGATGCAAAAGTTAAAGACGTATTATCACAAGCTGACGCTGAAAAATATTTGCAAGATGCACATGATTTTTGCCCATATTCAAAAGCAACTCGTGGCAATATCGATGTGAATTTAAATGTTGAAGTAGTAAGCTAA
- a CDS encoding GNAT family N-acetyltransferase: protein MTHFRILTNNDLITYQQLLLNILNKSDDVFTWGIYDYEIASEDNLTHNLSQDNNNCTIIGAFIDGQLIGATTLYNIKIHGLAHKIFLENMGIIANDNDTRKEIATALLNQVFQYCQKQDIEILLASVASNNITAKVFFSDLDFEVLALEQHARKYNSHYVDQHWLVYHIKEIPS from the coding sequence ATGACCCATTTTCGTATTTTAACTAATAACGATTTAATAACGTATCAACAATTATTGTTAAATATATTAAATAAAAGTGATGATGTGTTTACATGGGGGATTTATGACTATGAAATAGCATCAGAAGATAATTTAACACACAATTTATCTCAAGATAATAATAATTGCACTATCATCGGTGCATTTATAGATGGTCAACTAATTGGTGCAACGACCTTATACAATATTAAGATTCATGGATTAGCCCATAAAATATTTTTAGAAAATATGGGAATTATTGCTAATGATAATGATACTCGAAAAGAAATTGCCACAGCATTATTAAATCAAGTGTTTCAGTATTGCCAAAAACAAGATATAGAAATTTTATTAGCTTCTGTTGCCTCTAATAACATCACTGCAAAAGTATTCTTCAGTGATTTAGATTTCGAAGTATTAGCATTAGAACAACACGCACGAAAGTATAATAGCCATTATGTAGATCAACATTGGTTGGTTTATCATATAAAAGAAATCCCTTCTTAA
- a CDS encoding CitMHS family transporter, which translates to MYLAILGFMMIAVFMILIMTRKMSALIALIVIPTIFALIGGFYAGIGKFMLDGIGTVAPTGIMLTFAILYFGVMIDAGLFEPVIKLIVKVVKGDPVKIAIGTVLLASMVALDGDGTTTFIITVTAMMPLYKKIGMSYYILSTLALLSIGVMNMLPWGGPTARAISSLHLQTEDVFIPIIPAMIAGIIFALAVAVILGNRSKKYIHSATDIDTNDLQMVDSKEESLLKRPKMIIPNAILTISLIVCLLIELLPIPILFMVWFGVALLLNYPNLSIQNSVVKKHAGDVLAVISLVFASGIFTGIMDGTKMVDEMAHTLVQIIPEALGSHFAVITAILSGPFTYFMANDPFYYGVLPILAESAHQFGISKVAMARASVLGQPLHVLSPLYAAGYLLVGMLDIEYGRNQRIVIKWAIGSSLFMIFIALILGIIPW; encoded by the coding sequence ATGTATTTAGCAATATTAGGCTTTATGATGATTGCAGTATTTATGATATTAATTATGACACGGAAAATGTCTGCATTAATTGCTTTAATAGTGATTCCAACAATATTTGCTTTAATCGGAGGTTTTTATGCCGGCATTGGCAAATTTATGTTAGACGGTATTGGTACTGTAGCACCTACTGGTATTATGTTGACGTTTGCGATTCTCTACTTCGGTGTAATGATTGACGCAGGGTTATTTGAACCTGTTATCAAACTAATTGTCAAAGTAGTCAAAGGTGATCCAGTAAAAATAGCTATAGGAACAGTACTTTTAGCTTCGATGGTCGCATTGGATGGAGACGGAACAACGACTTTTATTATCACGGTGACTGCTATGATGCCACTTTATAAAAAAATAGGGATGAGTTATTACATACTATCGACGCTCGCGTTGCTATCCATAGGTGTTATGAATATGTTGCCATGGGGAGGCCCAACAGCCCGTGCTATTTCTTCTTTACATTTACAAACTGAAGATGTTTTTATCCCTATTATTCCAGCTATGATTGCAGGTATCATTTTTGCCTTAGCTGTTGCAGTTATATTAGGAAATCGTTCTAAAAAATATATACACTCTGCAACGGATATCGATACCAATGACTTGCAGATGGTTGATTCTAAAGAAGAGTCATTATTAAAACGTCCAAAAATGATTATTCCTAATGCAATATTAACTATTTCTTTAATTGTATGTTTATTAATAGAATTACTACCTATTCCAATCTTATTTATGGTTTGGTTCGGCGTAGCTTTGTTATTAAATTATCCAAATTTAAGCATCCAGAATTCAGTAGTAAAAAAACACGCTGGAGACGTATTAGCCGTAATAAGTTTAGTTTTTGCATCTGGTATTTTTACAGGTATTATGGATGGTACAAAAATGGTAGACGAAATGGCACACACGTTAGTGCAAATTATACCTGAGGCTTTAGGTAGTCACTTTGCTGTAATAACGGCTATATTAAGCGGTCCATTTACTTACTTTATGGCAAATGATCCATTTTATTATGGTGTATTACCAATACTTGCTGAATCTGCGCATCAATTCGGTATTTCGAAAGTCGCAATGGCAAGAGCTTCAGTGTTAGGTCAACCGTTACACGTTTTAAGTCCACTTTACGCAGCCGGTTATCTTTTAGTTGGTATGTTAGATATCGAATACGGACGCAATCAACGTATCGTAATCAAATGGGCTATAGGCTCAAGTTTATTCATGATATTTATAGCATTAATATTAGGCATCATTCCTTGGTAA
- a CDS encoding YozE family protein: protein MTFYDFVITFIEDDTPLGNLAHNVRSDKDFPKNETCHSTLRKYFHNHYLDHEMLESANRALSLYRVNYK, encoded by the coding sequence ATGACATTTTATGATTTTGTAATAACTTTTATAGAAGATGATACACCACTTGGCAACTTGGCACACAACGTGCGAAGCGATAAAGATTTTCCCAAAAATGAAACGTGTCATTCAACATTGCGTAAATATTTTCATAATCATTACTTAGATCATGAGATGTTAGAGTCTGCCAATAGAGCGCTTAGTTTATATCGAGTTAACTATAAATAA
- a CDS encoding TM2 domain-containing protein: MNEVNKVLYIVLAVFLGSFGVHKFYAGKPVVGLIFLVFCWTAIPHILAIIGAIITLFKPADENGNVLV; the protein is encoded by the coding sequence ATGAATGAAGTGAATAAAGTTTTATATATCGTTTTAGCTGTCTTTTTAGGTAGCTTTGGTGTCCATAAATTTTATGCAGGTAAACCAGTAGTTGGTTTAATATTTTTAGTATTTTGTTGGACTGCAATTCCACATATTTTAGCTATTATTGGTGCTATTATTACGTTATTTAAACCAGCAGATGAAAATGGTAATGTATTAGTTTAA
- the tsaT gene encoding type II toxin-antitoxin system toxin TsaT — protein sequence MSLHFAIVFWLSFIFLIAGIITFILYKLKKPSEGKDSLLGVTVMLLIFGIVGILFSLIFS from the coding sequence ATGAGCTTACATTTCGCTATTGTATTTTGGCTATCATTTATCTTTTTAATTGCAGGTATTATTACCTTTATACTGTATAAACTAAAAAAGCCTTCAGAGGGTAAAGATTCTTTGCTCGGAGTAACAGTAATGTTACTTATCTTTGGTATAGTAGGTATTTTATTCAGCCTTATATTCAGTTAA